A DNA window from Mytilus edulis chromosome 14, xbMytEdul2.2, whole genome shotgun sequence contains the following coding sequences:
- the LOC139503674 gene encoding cell adhesion molecule CEACAM5-like: MDISVFHLILIHVISITKVGAQNGDQISLKVKPLDGTAVYGDVSYTIECTITGTQAKAWSWSKSSIIGSTTTKISSGSKYSIVIYPNATDLTINSIIEEDEQEYFCQATIGVGLQFQTMSRLIVNGGLLTVTISPAKADVLQGQSQLISCFVTGEPVASDIRWYFTPTGSEQRQLLYTGNTAKYSGGNTQNPSITVLNFQSSDSGKYVCSASNAVGTNTSSYSVLRFISDLNITASLTSYSAIVGDSKVTMSCKINGEPPAIGWDWKKTQVDGGSAEIIAQGTNNAKRQIITSATNPNLNIFSITENDRGIYNCRANNGKRHFISNPVNLKVLESSIRTAPGEPETSSYVEFQIGITVILSCSSTGANPPPSVIWLKDDIVITSGTNTTTSGNITTTTLTFTTSADDNMEVYECQVDNGFLRRPLIKTTYLTLKPSNDPPGQPLITGSHQYHLGDSIRMICRSTGGNPSPTLNWLRDGNVITNGISRSTNSGVTTSTLTFTAGLEDHLEVFECQADNGVLNKPLATTTYIEVYFAPKVPVLTGPTNMVSGSSGTWTCSSLNGYPAPTISIRIQDQHYTDEFVIVQSYDVIDRSYTVTGTLDVVPLSDKSGQTLCCHVSHLINNKVPQSVCLQLSIEDKEDKNIIIYAVIGLVAILLLFIIIMAVLCNNRNGKPQNRNRDGNDEELDGNRQEIHYDETSESPYQIIFVNTTDSRSISGNSVRSIP; this comes from the exons ATCAGATATCATTAAAAGTGAAACCCTTAGACGGAACTGCAGTTTATGGAGATGTGTCCTACACCATAGAGTGTACAATAACTGGAACTCAAGCTAAAGCATGGTCTTGGTCAAAGAGCTCAATCATTGGTAGTACAACAACGAAAATATCTAGCGGAAGCAAATACAGCATAGTAATATATCCAAATGCTACGGATTTAACTATAAATAGCATTATAGAGGAGGACGAACAGGAGTATTTCTGTCAAGCGACAATTGGTGTAGGGTTACAATTTCAGACAATGTCAAGGCTTATTGTCAATGGAG GTCTTTTAACTGTTACTATTTCTCCTGCTAAGGCTGATGTTCTCCAGGGACAATCTCAATTAATCTCATGTTTCGTAACCGGGGAACCAGTAGCCTCAGACATAAGATGGTATTTTACACCAACTGGTTCTGAGCAACGGCAATTATTATACACAGGCAATACAGCGAAGTATTCTGGTGGTAACACTCAGAATCCTTCTATAACAGTACTGAACTTCCAATCTTCTGATAGTGGTAAATATGTCTGTTCTGCTTCAAATGCTGTTGGAACAAATACCAGTTCATATAGTGTTCTTAGATTTATTA gtgACCTTAATATTACCGCGTCTTTGACATCATATTCAGCTATAGTAGGTGATTCCAAGGTCACTATGTCGTGTAAAATAAATGGCGAACCACCAGCTATTGGATGGGACTGGAAAAAAACCCAAGTTGATGGAGGCAGCGCTGAAATAATAGCTCAGGGGACAAATAATGCAAAGAGACAAATTATAACATCTGCAACCAACCCTAATTTGAATATATTCAGTATAACAGAAAATGACAGGGGTATTTATAACTGCCGAGCGAACAATGGAAAACGGCACTTTATAAGTAACCCTGTCAATCTTAAAGTACTAGAAT cTTCTATCAGGACAGCCCCAGGTGAACCGGAAACAAGTAGTTATGTAGAATTTCAGATAGGAATAACTGTTATTCTTTCATGCAGTTCTACCGGAGCCAACCCCCCACCATCAGTAATATGGTTGAAAGATGATATTGTTATTACGTCTGGTACTAATACAACTACTAGTGgaaatataacaacaacaacattgACTTTTACAACATCTGCTGATGATAATATGGAGGTTTATGAATGCCAGGTCGATAATGGATTCCTAAGGAGACCACTAATAAAGACAACATATCTCACACTTAAAC CTTCAAACGACCCTCCAGGTCAACCACTTATAACAGGATCACACCAATATCACTTAGGAGATTCTATAAGAATGATATGCAGATCTACGGGAGGAAATCCTTCACCAACTTTAAATTGGCTGAGAGATGGCAATGTCATTACAAATGGTATAAGTAGATCTACAAACAGCGGTGTAACAACATCAACTTTAACTTTTACTGCTGGTTTGGAAGACCATCTTGAGGTGTTTGAATGTCAGGCGGATAATGGCGTATTAAATAAGCCACTTGCAACGACAACATATATTGAAGTATATT TTGCACCAAAGGTCCCAGTACTGACCGGACCTACAAACATGGTATCTGGTTCCTCAGGAACATGGACTTGTTCATCATTGAATGGATATCCTGCTCCAACCATTTCAATTCGGATCCAGGATCAACATTACACTGACGAGTTTGTTATTGTACAGTCTTATGATGTTATTGATAGAAGTTATACAGTAACGGGAACATTAGACGTGGTTCCATTGTCTGACAAAAGTGGACAAACTCTCTGTTGTCATGTTAGTCATCTAATCAATAACAAAGTACCCCAATCAGTTTGCTTGCAGTTATCAATTGAAG ataaagaagATAAGAACATTATAATATACGCCGTGATTGGGTTGGTCGCAATTTTGCTGCTCTTCATAATAATAATGGCAGTACTTTGTAACAACAGAAATG GTAAACCTCAAAATCGGAATCGTGATGG AAATGATGAGGAATTAGATGGCAACAGACAAGAGATTCATTATGATGAAACATCAGAATCCCCATACcaaataatatttgtaaatacTACTGACTCAAGATCAATAAGCGGAAACTCTGTACGATCAATACCGTAG